In Podarcis muralis chromosome 7, rPodMur119.hap1.1, whole genome shotgun sequence, the genomic stretch catTTGTACATCTGGTTATCTCTGCTTGTGCCACATCTGCAAGTTTCCATTGGAAGGAAAGATGTTTTCCAGTTAGAAACACAGACCTAGGCCTaaggacagggaacctgtggctgtctaagttttgctgaactacagctcccataatccctgaccattggccatgctgcctcaGGATGATGGGAGGAGGCATCTGGAGGGTGCAGACCCCCTGCCCTCAGCAAACTTGCTCTGAGCTTGAGAGCTTCAGCTCGAAGGGGAAGTTGCTCATGGATAGAGcaggggctttttcagcattgcTGGGGCTCTGGCAAGAGTGCCATCAGAACCATAAGGTGTGACCTGGTATGATCCTCTGGTTTTCCACACAAGTTCAAGGATGTTGCAAGTGGCAAGCATGTTCTAACTCTATAGGTGTATTTAGACGTGTGTTTGTAGCCCACTGTACAGCCAACGGAGGCATTCTTTGCCTTCACAGTGTTTCTGCTGCAAATTAAAACTCCTCCTCCTTATCCACTGATAACAGTGCCTCAGCCCAACCACTGCTCAGAATTCAGAGCGGGCGAAATGTTTAGCTCCTTTGGCTTTCAAGTGTGATTTTCCCTACAAGTAGCCTGCACGCCTGTCCTGTTGGGACGGGGTTTAAAATCCCTCCTTACCGCAGAGAGGGACTTGCACCCAGCACATTTTCTTCCCAGCTGCTCTGAAAATAACATGCAGGTTTTCTCCATGGTACACAGCTGATCGCAGTTGTCCTTTTATCATTGCCAATTTGGGCTCTTCTAAACTGAGATCTCCTCTGACTCAAAAGTCAGAATCTGGCACAATTTGGTCTGTGTGACCAGCCTGTGGGTGCTGAGGCAGAGGGTGGGCGAGGCACAAGGCCCAGCTCCTTTCAGGCAGCGCACCAGAGGTCCTGTGTCTAAGAAGCATAGTGGACAGGGTGGAGCTGTTTGTAGTGTGGCTGATTAATCCCTGAGCAGCCCAGGAAGGCCCAAACCACCCTCTGCCCTTTATTCTACCTTTGGTATTTACAACTTGCTAAGCTGTTTCCTGGAATGAGGCGGAGCAGTTGGCCGTACCACCTAAGACTAGCGCACAGGAATGTGCAAGGTTTTAGCTGACTTTTGAATCTGTCACCTGGGTTTGGTGGCTGGAAAGTTGCTCAGCAGCCTTAATTGGGGGTACCTGATCAAAACAGGGTGCCATGAGCtgccgttattattattattattattattattattattattattattattattattaattatttcaatttattatcCAGCCCTTCAACAAATGCTCCCAGGATGGGTAACACAACAGCAGAATAAAAATATTAACTATAAAATATTTACAGAATTCCAGAGACACTTTCAACACAGAGACACACttgctaattattattttattggcaTTTTTATCCCggttttcaacacacacaaaaagtgctCTCAAGCTCAGCTTACAAATATAAACGAGAAGATTGCCTCAGGCTTACAACCCAAAAGGAAATAGGtcgaggggaggggaaaacaagCACTAATCCTTAGTTTTGGAGGTCTTGAGCAGCAGGAATGAAAAGAATTTGGAGCAGAGCCAAGCAGAGCTGATGGAGAGGCCCTGCAGTTCCATCTCTCTTgcagcagcctgatggaatggctgctatCGATGGCCTGACAGAGCTGCAGAAGATGCAAACAGCAGATAGATTACTGCCATGCATTGTGTGTTGGGCTGCCTTTGATGACTGGAAACCGCAGCGAGGTGGCCAGTTTAATAACTGGGACTAGGCGTTCTGAACACATCACAATGATTATAGCTTGGCTGCCAGTCCCATTTCTGTGCCAAATTTGTAACTGCTGGGTTTGACCTATATTGGGACCCCAGTACCATGCTAGAgaaattaggaaaggaactgaaaataaaactgctggtaACTTGATGCAGTTACACAAATCTGTTGtgcaactgcatttggaatactatgTTCACTTCCGGCTGCCTTTCCTCAAAAAAGGGTTTTGCGGAGTTGGAAAAGCTCCAGGAAAAGGCAAGCAACTGATAAAGggaatggagcaactcccctgggggaaaaggttgcagtgtttgggacttctAAGTTGAGCGAAACGGTGACACGATAGAATTGTATAAATGATGCTGGCATGGAGGAAGGTTGTCCTCCGTCTCTCATAGCGCTGTAACTGGCACCTGGAGAGTGCTGctagcaggtttcccacaggcacctaattggccactgtgagaaggatgctgcactagatggaccatggcctgatccagcaggactcatcTCACGTTCTtaattcttgtttgttttttgtgaggAGACCTTTCCCGTCCCACATGGGTTGGTGTGTGGTTGAGGGGGGTCTCTCTCCTCCTGTGTtcacagttctctctctctctccattgtaGTCGGAACACTTCAAGACAACCTCACAGAAGGTGGCACGCAAGTACTGGTGGAAGAATGCCaagatgatcatcatcatctgcgTCATTGTGGCCATCATCCTGATCTTGATCATTCTCTTTGCCACGGGTGTCATCCCAACCTAACTCTCTTCCTCCTGGCATTGGATCTTCTCGGCTCACTCCAACCCTGGCTCCTGTCTGCCCCTGCTTCTCTTAGTCCTCAAAATTACTATCGGAACCACAAGGCCCTTGGCTGAGCACAGCCATCAGGGTCCTTGACTGCTCCTTcagaacacacagacacactcccCTCCCTAGACTGCCCTTTCCTTCTTCACCAGCTCCTTCTCTCTTTAGCCTCAGGGCAATAAGAATCTCTGCCACCAGACCTTAAGAGCTCCGTTTCCACACTCCCTACGTTTCCAAATTCACCTGGGACTCGCTGACCCCCCACTCCAGCCTGCAGATACTGGTGCCAACAACTGTTTGAGATGCAACTCCTGTTATCTGTGCTTGGCAGCTGCTAagattcccttcctctctccctggaGGGTTCTGATTCCCAATGTGCCTTTAGCTGCTCCTTCCCAAACAGCCTCCTTGAGGGACCTGGTTGGGTCACTCCCATCTCCATTAGGTGACAGTGTTGACGAACGTTGCTTGGGGGAAGGGATCAGCGTTCCCTGTTGGCCAGAATGGGTTTGGGGAGCCCCAGAAGCCCTATGGGGGATGCTCCTTGTATAGAGATTTTCTTAGTAATTaatgtttggggtggggaaatgccTGTATTCCCCTTTAAAAGCAGGGGTGGGCATTGTGACTTGTCCAGGCATCCAAGTCTCCTGTGAACACTTTGGAGAGGAGACGTTTGTCCAtaagtggcttttaaaaaaccccaaaactatgaggcaggtttgtttgttttttaaaggtgctCTAAGTTTCTGCTTCATTCACTGTTGTGTATTTAGTTCCCTTTGACAGCCTTTGCCAGTCAagtaccctccaggtgttttaggttacaactcccatcgctACTGGGGCTGGTACGGgtttgtggtccaaaacatctggagaatgcCCGGGTGGCCCAGGCTGCCTTAGAGCTTGATTCTGAGACAGGCCTTTCTCCTGGGGTGTGCCACCCTGAATGGCAGAGCATGGGGACCTGCCTCTCTGCCCCTGTTCCTCTGCCTGCCCTGGCCCTCCCTCCAGGCCTTCTGCCTGACTGTGGCCTGTAGGCTTCTGCCTTTCCTGATCAAGTTCCTTGGATCTTTGCAGGGTCTCCGCTGTAGCTGATGGTTTTGTTTTCGTTGTTTCTCCCTGCATACACAGATTTGCTTACTGTAATAAATGTATTTATAAGTAATTGGCTAATACAGAAATCCGTTTAGAAGAAGCTTCCCTCTGTGACTCATTTCATAGCACTGTGGGATGGACCTTGGGTCTGACAGAAAAGGAGAGGAAGCTGTGTAGGCctgtaagaaaaaaaaatgtgtgtgtgtgtaatttttgtgtgtgtcatgggAAAAGGAAAGtacaccctctttgaattctgtggttttacatatgtCAGTGTAATAACAACAAgctgttccttagcaggtcttagGTATAGACAACCTCTgatgaacaacaacaaatgacaTACTACACCACGTCATGATTTGACAGAAATAAATCCAAAATAGAGAAGCCATGTGTGAAAAACCAAGCACGCCTTATGATTCAGCAGCTTGTAGAACCACCTTTAGCAGCAATAACTTAAGGTTCTTGTTTTCTGTATGACTTCATCAGTCTCTCACATCGTTGTGGAGGACTTTTCTCCATTTTGGAgatttgaacactggtctcctaggtcttagtccaacacactaacccaGTGTTTCTGgatcttgggtccccagctgttgtttgactacaactcctgtcatccctagctagcaggaccagtggccagggatgatgggagttgtagtcaaacaagaGCTGGTGGCCCAAGATcaagaaacactgctctaacctctacaccacacgcCTCTCAGATCCCAAAATCTGTATTAGGGCcagtactttttctttttctttttctttttgaaaaagggTGCCGGTACtctccatgaagttgttacagtaagtgccacgcttttaacatttgaaatcataggtgccagtactgtgtatcattgagtaaaaaggtaaaggtacccctgcccgtacgggccagtcttgacagactctagggttgtgcgcccatctcactcaagaggccaggggccagcgctgtctggagacacttccgggtcacgtggccagcgtgacatcgctgctctggcgagccagagccgcacacggaaacgccgtttacattcccgctagtaagcagtccctatttatctacttgcacccagaggtgctttcgaactgctaggttggcaggcgctgggacagaacaacgggagcgcaccccgccgcggggattcgaaccgccgacctttcgatcggcaagccctaggcgctgaggcttttacccacagcgccccctgcGCCCCATCAttgagtaaccccccccccaaaaagcactgaTTACATGACAGATTTTACAAAATAGTGTGCTAGCTTTTGTCTACTGCAGAACACTTCATTGGGCTTgttcaggggaggggggcaggcccAGAGGCTTAGAGACTATTTTAGTTAAGCgatatataaattgtttaaatcaatcaataaacacacacaccatgccaAACGTCAGCGAATTCCGCCTTGTGTCCAAACTGGAATGGGTCCTGCGTGTGGCAATTGTATCTGTGTCTCTCATGTATGTGCACTCACCTTTGGGTTTACTTATTGCTATAGGAattctaggggacgcgggtggcgctgtgggtaaaagcctcagcgcctagggcttgccgatcaaaaggttggcggttcgaatccccacggcggggtgcactcccgttgttcggtcccagcgcctgccaacctagcagttcgaaagcacccccgggtgcaagtagataaatagggaccgcttactagcgggaaggtaaacggcgtttccgtgtgctgcgctggctcgccagagcagcttcgtcacgctggccacgtgacccggaagtgtctccggacagcgctggcccccagcctcttgagtgagatgggcgcacaaccctagagtctgtcaagactggcccgtacgggcaggggtacctttacctttacctataggaattctaaggtcacatatatatataaaataaatgctcataaatgtacaaggcaaacacataccgtatttttcgctccataagacacacttttttcctcctaaaaagtaaggggaaatgtgtgtgcgtcttatggagcgaatgcaggctgcacagctcttgctgaagccagaagagcaagagctgcgcagcgcctcttgttctgctggcttcccagcaaaacaggaggaggaacagaagggagcCCTTACACAGAGCCCCTtccgttcctcctcccgcttcactgaagaggcgctgcacagctatctctgaagccagcacagcaagagCAAGAGCTGTGCTCCCTTCCGTCCCTCATCCTGCTTTGCTGAGAAGCCAGCACAACTAGAGGCGCACAGCTCTCCCCTTGCTGTGCTGGCTTCggagatagctgcgcagcttgctcTGACTTTTCCAGGTGGTGGGAGAAGAGATGGagggcagcccatcagtcccttctcccacctcccggaaaagccagcaagaacCGCTCTATCTTTAAAGAGCCGTGCCaagcttttcttgttttcctcctctaaaaactaggtgcgtcttatggtcttatagagcgaaaaatatggtgcatatataaaccatgtgCCTGAAATAGTACGGGAGAACAATCctgagccattttgactctcccaaattgacctcaaatatttctctgcaaggaattgaaataaatagaaaggattgtaaacttttccAGTATGCAGTAACAacggcaagaatattactggcccagagatggaaacagGAACAAGTACCTATggaatggagaatgaagctgatggactatgcagagcttgataaaatgacagggaagatcagatacctacgagatcaaaagtttatcgaggactggggaaaactaGAGGAGTACTGGGGATGTATAAGTGATAATGAAATAACGTTagtggcatttaaagaagctctgtaaaaactcaagaaatattgtaagaaagaaaaacGGGTGGAAGGGTAGGTTAAAAGGCAATAGaaatttaggaaatgtgtaattaaaaagaTTAATTCGGATGATTGTCAGaaaggctgatggaagtccaaaaatgaaaaaaattattaagTTGTAATGTATATCTATTTTTCgtgatgaaaattaataaaaatattatttaaaaaaacaaatatttctctgcaaggaggaaggaaatggggaaagctttctagttgtctttggactgtaggggcttacacctccctgtaaatacagtctggcaagtatctgttaagctgagcacactatcGATATGTGTAAAAGATTAAGGaactatttaccatctcaaaggaatggccaggctacccagaaaaagCAATCAAATAAGgtattatcaggtatcctggctgACAGGACTGAAGCAACACTCTCCAATTTCTGCTGGgctggggaccacctctttctgtgatgtatgtatgatgttttgatgggtggtcttgagctacaggggaggcaatttcaaaagtctatataggaGCTTGCACAGCAATGTTCTGGGTTCTTCCTTccctgtgggggggggcagtgggggaccctgttgcaacagttaataaagatcaggcttactagccgctttgcttcttaatattttctggttggcctctgttattttctcctaccgataagAAACCTTTGTAAGGACTTTATATGGGGTCTTGGATATCCTGTAAGGGAAAGGGAGCTATATTTTTCTTACAACACTTACCGGTATGTTTTCCCATCAAATTGCGATGTTGAGCATGCTAGGCATTCAGGggcttgttttttaaatgcagaatttGAAAACATCTCAAATGTAATACGAAAGGATAATGGTTTGGGGAACAAATTCCAGCATTGGCTAACTTAAAaggacagaacaaaaaaaaaattccttccagtagcaccttaaagaccaactaagttagttcttggtgtgcatgcacacgaaagctcataccaagaactaacttagttggtctttaaggtgctactggaaggggggaaaaatttgttttgactatggcagatcaacacggctacctatctgtaacttaaaaGGACAGCAGTGCCCCCTGCTGGTAAGAATGAAAACTCCAAGGAAATGGTTTCTGAAAAAAACATTGTGAGGATGGTTTAAAGTACCGGTACTAAATGAAAGTGTTTCTGTGTTAACATTCTAGGCAGGAGTGAAtaatgttttgtgtttgtgtcAATAGCTTGCTTAAACTGAACTGCCAATGAAAAACGTCataatgttggggttttttttaaatgtgggtgTTTTAgaaatcaaaatttgaaatggGTTTTCGTAGGGGGAGGCCAGTGGAAGTACAGCActtaactgtaacaacttcatgctGAGCACCGACacctttttttctattaaaaagaaaaccacttGGGAGGACCATGGTTTGAAACCATGTTATCTAAAGCAGCCTTCTGCAAGGTGCTGGCTGGAACCAATGGGAGttttattccaaaacatctgaagaacatCACATTGCGAATGAAagatttaaaggggggaaattcttGTTTGCAAAGCTGTGAACTTACACTTGCATCTTAAGTCTTCTGACTGTAAAACCTTTTTGGTAAAGTAGAACACAGACTGAGGTTTGGCTTTGGTTAGGGCAttctttccttttaaagaaaagtactagattttgttttgcctttcctGGTTGCTttgaagatccccccccccccacacacacacactgcctaatGAAAACTGGGTGGGTCATGTGCAATTGAGAAATAAGCAGGGAGTGGGGTCTTGCCCAACTTGTAAACAACTTGTGTTTGCTTTGGCTTAATGGTTGTCTGTGGTCCAAAGCAGGCCTGCTCACTCCTGAGTCAATCTGTTTAGGACCATGCTGATTTACTTCTGACAGATTCAGCCTTTATCTCAGTTGCAGATTCTCTCTGTGTACAAAAGATTGCTGGCTTAGCCCTTGAAATTATCCAGTTAAAGAATCTGAGGTTTCAGAGTTGGGAAATGCTCTTCTCTGCCAGAGAGCTTGGCAAGGTGTGGATTGTCAGGGAAGGCTGTACTCTGCTAGAAGACAGAATTAGACGTTAACTGGATCCCACCCCCTTCCGCAAAGTCACTGGGGAGCAGGCTGATGTACTTCAATGCAAGCCTTGTGGATCTCCCCAAACCTGCAAAGAAGGGGAACGTGTCTTGCAAGTATTAATGTACCTTCCATTGAAAAGGTGCACTTGGGCCTCCATGTATGTCTTTTTGACTAGCTAACCTCCACCCTAACCAGTTTTTGGTGCATAGCTGCAACCTGCTTAACCAAGTGAGAAAATGGGTCAAGTGGGTGGATCGGAACCTGCCTGTCCTGAAAGCCACACCACGCTGCTGCTAAACTCTGGGTTTCAGTGTTTGCAATGCtaaccttcctttaaaaaaaccatctGCAGCTCCTCAAGATATTGAGAGGGAGGTTCTTTCTCCTAAAAGAAAAGCAGCTAATTGTCAGGATGTTAGGGGAGCAGTAGTACCtgttgtagccttatgaggctttgccctcgggtgggaaaaatattgcccctgggaaagggaagtgggagtcaacagacactcaaggaatagtttcggagaaaaagcttttatttctaccacccacgaactggtagaaggagcaagtgtgatagtccacaaaagcatgcatgggttcacagtcatgtgcacaggGTTTATATATACCcattccagttccctcctcctttctcctccctcaggagtcctgccccatgatgtgttcccctgagcatgaacagagagcatgaacagaaagctgtcttgggactcttggcacccttcccaggaaagggggaatgAGAAGCCGAGGGGGTGGGTCGAGGAGCCCTGGTAGTTCAGCATGTCCAAGATGTTGCAGCCGAATGAGATAAGGTTCAGTTTCTCAGGCCTGCTAtgaacagagcctattcattagcctttaaaagtaacattttgcctatgcacagcatcttgtgatagaccagaggagagcagagaaaagctgttttggatttttagaagacaaaaggagttttggacagttttgaggcttGGTGTGAATTATTGAAGCCTGGGGTGATTTCAcagacaggatttgggtatcCTGTCCCTTCACTGTGGTGAGGGACACATGGGctgcttctggggtagtttgtccacacCCCGCATTCAGttatcacctgtggctcctagaagctgccagcgtGCGGCAGTGGTCACACCCCAGAAatagctttgactggccagctgaaCCAGGTGGGGGCAgatgatgggtctcaaaccttctGTGACTAAGGAACTTCTCCTACATGTAAAGAGAGGCTGTTGGTGGATGGAGCAGTTTCTGTACATGCAGAGTGTGATAGgagttttatggtcttagatatatggcaatgttcataaccgcacatacgtaggtcagcacaggaagaccaacctggaaccattttgattcctaaactgaccaaatgttttctctgcaaggtcaaactggaaaagtctccccattgtctctgttaaatagtgggtagacatggc encodes the following:
- the LOC114602690 gene encoding vesicle-associated membrane protein 8 isoform X2, translating into MASDKVKNLQSEVEGVKNIMTQNVERMLARGENLDHLRNKTEDLEATSEHFKTTSQKVARKYWWKNAKMIIIICVIVAIILILIILFATGVIPT